Proteins from a genomic interval of Dichotomicrobium thermohalophilum:
- a CDS encoding helix-turn-helix transcriptional regulator encodes MTAEQLRAARALVRWSQSTAAERASVSLETIKRLERMSGPLTRVHVETLQAIQDALEQAGVEFIDANGGGPGVRLRKRV; translated from the coding sequence ATGACGGCTGAGCAGTTGCGCGCCGCTCGCGCGTTGGTGCGCTGGTCGCAATCCACGGCAGCAGAGCGGGCGTCTGTGTCGCTGGAAACGATCAAGCGGCTAGAGCGCATGTCTGGACCGCTCACAAGGGTGCATGTCGAGACGCTGCAAGCTATCCAGGACGCGCTGGAGCAAGCTGGCGTCGAGTTCATCGACGCGAACGGCGGCGGCCCCGGCGTGCGGCTGCGCAAGCGCGTCTGA
- a CDS encoding signal recognition particle: MKALFAIAFALPLSAATAAAQDLESMNLANQLGTVLASEEACGLSYDQDAIAAFIEENVAADDMGFASTLRGMTKWQRSGLKSMSASERTAHCTQIRRVAVSYGFIKD; encoded by the coding sequence ATGAAAGCACTGTTCGCTATCGCTTTCGCCTTGCCTCTGAGTGCTGCCACGGCAGCCGCGCAAGACCTCGAAAGCATGAATCTCGCCAACCAGCTTGGAACCGTGCTCGCCTCCGAAGAAGCGTGCGGCCTCAGCTATGACCAGGACGCGATTGCCGCTTTCATCGAAGAGAATGTCGCCGCTGATGATATGGGCTTCGCTTCGACGCTGCGGGGGATGACCAAATGGCAGCGCTCCGGTCTGAAGAGCATGTCTGCATCCGAGCGCACGGCGCACTGCACGCAGATCCGGCGGGTGGCAGTATCTTACGGATTCATCAAAGACTGA